In one window of Bemisia tabaci chromosome 4, PGI_BMITA_v3 DNA:
- the LOC109042566 gene encoding uncharacterized protein: MFEPQRGAPPAHPESRTLKGILTTVLVLWMLASTQSVTAITMDKLKFDVGDFLIYSVLGKEKNCNAPHHYMIAMSQYLAFDIHVIDENKFWCKGRILDKSNVPDGLKNHMFETKEVDKKEIIGWKKTFTLALRLRGVELPYNTLNCNCKHYAYYLVYGRTFACWSSITYG; the protein is encoded by the exons ATGTTCGAACCTCAGCGAGGAGCTCCGCCGGCACATCCTGAGAGTCGCACACTAAAAG GAATTTTAACGACGGTTCTGGTTCTATGGATGCTAGCATCCACACAGTCCGTAACCGCTATAACTATGGACAAGTTGAAATTTGACGTGGGTGACTTCTTGATCTACTCAGTGCTGGGCAAAGAAAAGAACTGCAATGCACCGCACCACTACATGATAGCAATGTCCCAATACCTGGCATTTGACATTCACGTAATTGACGAGAACAAGTTTTGGTGTAAAGGGAGGATACTTGACAAGAGTAATGTGCCCGATGGATTGAAGAATCATATGTTCGAAACAAAGGAAGTCGATAAGAAAGAAATCATTGGCTGGAAGAAAACCTTTACTTTGGCGTTGAGGCTAAGGGGCGTAGAGTTACCGTATAACACTTTAAATTGCAACTGTAAACACTACGCTTATTACTTGGTGTACGGTAGAACTTTTGCCTGCTGGTCCTCTATCACATACGGGTAA